The proteins below are encoded in one region of Belonocnema kinseyi isolate 2016_QV_RU_SX_M_011 chromosome 5, B_treatae_v1, whole genome shotgun sequence:
- the LOC117173568 gene encoding uncharacterized protein LOC117173568, with translation MVREEECPCSESSKLSHVTSLASENGNSDFKEEPENMKHDDCKYFQSNRFNSVSCQAVPDNFLKKEQTYRLSSGNIPVNFNPDLSQETPPMWNRASWKWPRSGYLKKKDKTYEVKLNKKRCQHSPKPYVLYEISKGKPRKKEELTNQNQEVCLELGKGEPAERIDIYYFDHGNSA, from the exons ATGGTTAGAGAGGAGGAATGTCCCTGCTCAGAGTCATCGAAACTCTCCCATGTAACGTCTTTAGCTTCTGAAAATGGCAATTCCGATTTTAAAGAAGAGCCTGAGAATATGAAAC ATGATGACTGTAAGTACTTTCAATCAAATCGATTCAATTCTGTTTCCTGCCAAGCAGTACCCGACAATTTCCTGAAAAAAGAACAGACTTACAGATT gtcTAGCGGTAATATTCCAGTGAATTTTAATCCAg ATCTTTCGCAAGAGACTCCACCTATGTGGAATCGAGCCAGCTGGAAATGGCCTAGATCTGGATATCTTAAGAAGAAAGATAAAACTTACGAAGTCAAACTCAACAAGAAACGTTGCCAACATTCCCCTAAG CCTTACGTGCTTTACGAAATATCTAAAGGAAAACCACGGAAAAAGGAAGAGCTGACAAATCAGAATCAAGAAGTGTGTCTGGAACTTGGAAAGGGAGAACCTGCAGAGAggattgatatttattattttgatcatGGAAATTCTGCGTAA